CGAACCGGTCGATGGTGACCCCGACCCGCTCTAGCTCGTCAAGAACCCCGAGGTGCGCAAAGCCGCGCGCGCCACCGCCGCCGAGGACTAGACCGATCGAGCGGCCGGCGATGCGTGCGGCGAGCGGGCGTACGTTTTCCAAGATGCGTCGGTAATGAACCACATGAACCGATCGCGGCGTGATCAATTCCTCCCACTGACGCCGGTGCTCCCGGCTGGCGGCCGGACCGGCCAGCACGAGGTCGGCACCCCGCGCACGCGCCGGCAGCCGCGCGGCTTGTGGGTTGGGATCTCCCGCGACCAGCACTATCCGGTCGGCGACGCGCAGGCAGAAGTCCCGCCAGCCGGCATCCTCGACCGCGGCATGTAGCACTACCTTGTCGGCGACTCGCTCCGCGCGATCAAGGCCGTCGCGGTCGACCCGGCCGGGGTCAACGGCACGCAACCGCGCCGACAGCGCGGTAAGCAGGCCAGCGGCCACTGCCGGCACGGGCGCGTCGCCGCTCACTCCGATCACCGAAACGACCACCTCAGGCGACGTCGAGTCAGTCGCCGGTGGCGGTGCCTCCCGCAGCCGCGTTGCCAGCACCTTTACCAACGCCGCCAGCGCACCATGGTCGGCGATCTCGTCGAACTGTGCCTTGGTGAGCCGCACTAGCTTGGTGTCGCGCAACGCCCGGACCGTCGCGGACCGGGGCGCGTCAATAAGTAGCCCAAGCTCCCCGAGAACCTCCCCGCGACCCAGTTCTTTGAGAACGATGCTGTCCTGCAGCACCTGCACGCGACCCGTGCGGATCACGTAAAGCGAATCGGACGGGTCACCTTCGTGGAAGAGATAGCAACCCGCCTCCAACTCGACGTCCTCAACGTGCTCCCCGAGCTGTGCCAAGGTGGCCGCGTCCAGGCCGGCAAATAGCGGCAGATTCCCCAGCGGATCGGCGTCACCGGCCGCCCAATGCTCAATCGGCGCGGCCGCCGGCTGGGGAATCGGTGGCTCCAACCGCGGCGCGATCGCGGGCTCCGGCGCCGGCATCTGGACGGGGTTGCGGTTGGTTCTACCCAGCACCGCGGCCGCGACAGCCACCGCGATGAAACAGATGGCAGCCATAGCCCATCCGCGCCGCAACGCCTCCTCGGCAGTACCGTGCTCCGGCTTACCGATCAAGATCACCATCACCGCGACACCGAGCACCGCACCGAGCTGGCGAGTGGTGCTAACGACCGCCGACGAGGTGGCATAGCTGCCGCCCTTGGCGACCTCGGCCAGCGCTGCACTGCTCAACACCGGCAACGTCGCGCCGACACCGATGCCCTGCAGCAGTTGGCCCGGCAGCCACACGCGGAGGAAATCCGGCTCGGACCCGACACGCTGCAAATACCACACCAGGCTGCCGGCCCAGACCAGCGCACCAACGAGGACGATGACGCGATGCCCATGCCGACCGGCAACCCGACCCAGCGCCGCCGCCACCACGGCAGCCACCACCGCAGCGGGCGCGATCGCGAAACCCGCCTTCAGCAGCGAGTAGTGCCACACATAGTTGAGGTAAAGCACATGGGTAAGGCCATAGCAGTAAAAACCCGCTGCGGCGACCAGCGTGAGCAGGTTGCCCGCCACGAACGACCGGCTACGCAACAGCGCCGGCTCGACCAGCGGCGCGGGGTGCGACCGCGAGCTGTGCACGAACCCAACCGAGGTCAGGACGCTGGCCAGGAACGAACCGACGGTGGCCACGCTCAACCAACCCCAGTCCGGCCCCTTGACCAAACCGAGGGTAACCAACCCGAGCGTTACCGCAAGCAGCAGCGCACCGCGCAAGTCAGGCATGCGGCGCCGGCCCGAGGCGCGGCTCTCGACGAGCATGCGCTTGGTGGCGATCGCCGCGACGATGCCCAGCGGAACATTGACCAGTAACACCCACCGCCAGCCGGCCCACTCCACGAGGAGCCCGCCGATCGGCGGGCCCAGGCCAGCCGCGATCGCTGCCGCCGCACCCCACAGGCCGATAGCGTGCGCGCGGCGCGCCGCGTCGAAGCCCTCAACGACCAGTGCGAGCGAAGCAGGCACGAGTATCGCAGCCCCGATGCCCTGCAGCACCCGGAACGCCACCAACTGCTCGACACTGCCGGCGACGGCGCACAGCCCGGACGCAATGGTGAACACCAGCACACCGGACAGGAATGTCCGTCTGCGGCCCAGCAAATCGGCCAACCTGCCGGCCGCAACCATGAAGGCGGCGAAGACGATGTTATAGCCGTTCAGAATCCAGGACAGGCTCCCGATGTCGTAGGACGGGAAGGAACGCTGGATATCCGGGAACGCGATGTTGACGATTGTCGAGTCGAGAAACGCCAGGAAAGCGCCGAACCCCGCTACCAGCAGAACCGACGCCGACGAAGGTCGGCGACGACGGGTGAGATTAGCGAACCCCTTGCCGCCGTGCAACGAAATGTGCATGCGCGCCGGGGCGCGGGGTGTGCCGGGAAGTGACTTCTGGGAACTGAGAAACCGATACACCCATCTGCAACCTACGCGCTAACGCTTCTTGACCGATTTCGGCGGCTTGGCGCCGCGGCCTTGTCGGCGGGCGGCTTCGCGCCGCTCGCGCCGGCTAGCACCGGCCGGCACTCCGGCCGGCGTCTTGTGGGCTCCACCGCCGTTGCGCTGCACCTGAGCCGAGCCATCCTCCGCGGGACCGGAATAGGTCAAAGCGGGCGACTCGCTGGCAACACCCTTGGCGCGTAATGCACTTGGAGCTCTTTCGCGCGCGCCACCATCGACCGCGCTGCGTTGCTGCGCGGCGGCTGCGGCCGCGGCGGCGAATTCGGCAAGCTCTGCGGGTTCGGCAGCCGGGGCAACCGGCGGGGCGGGGACCGCCTCCACGGTGACGTTGAACAGGAAGCCGACCGATTCCTCTTTCATGCCGTCGAGCATGGCCATGAACATGTCGTAGCCCTCACGCTGGTACTCGACCAACGGATCGCGCTGCGCCATCGCGCGCAGCCCGATACCCTCCTTGAGGTAGTCCATCTCGTAGAGGTGTTCACGCCACTTACGGTCTATGACGTTGAGCAGCACGTTGCGTTCCAGCTGGCGCATCGCACCCTCGCCGGCGATTTCCTCGAGTTCGGCTTCCCGTGCGGCATAGGCACGTTCGGCGTCCTTGAGTAGTGCCTCCAGCAACTCCTCGCGGGTGAGATCGTCGCGCTCGAATTCGTGGTCCTTGCGGGTCAGCGAGTCGGCGGTGATCCCCACCGGATAGAGGGTTTTGAGTGCCGTCCACAACGCGTCCAGATCCCAATCTTCGGCATAGCCTTCGCCGGTCGCGCCGTCGACGTAGGCGGTGATGACATCGCGGACCATGTCCAGCGCCTGGTCCTTGAGGTTTTCGCCTTCGAGGATGCGCCGGCGCTCGGCGTAGATGACCTTGCGCTGCTGGTTCATCACCTCGTCGTATTTGAGGACGTTCTTGCGGACCTCAAAGTTCTGCTGCTCGACCTGGGTCTGGGCGCTCTTGATGGCCCGGGTGACCATCTTGGCTTCGATCGGCACGTCGTCGGGCAGGTTCAGCCTGGTCAACAAGGTCTCCAAGGCCGCGCCATTGAAGCGGCGCATCAGCTCGTCACCCAGCGACAAATAGAAGCGCGACTCCCCGGGGTCCCCCTGGCGGCCGGACCGGCCACGCAACTGGTTGTCGATCCGCCGCGACTCGTGGCGCTCGGTGCCCAGCACGTACAGGCCGCCGGCCTCGATTACTTCCTTGGCCTCCTTGCTGGCTTCCTCTTTGACGATGGGCAGTTCGGAGTGCCAGGCCGCCTCGTACTCCTCGGGCGTCTCCACCGGATCCAGGCCGCGTTCGCGCAGCCGCTGATCGGTGAGAAAGTCGACGTTGCCGCCCAGCACAATGTCGGTGCCGCGACCGGCCATGTTGGTGGCGACGGTGACGCCGCCGCGGCGGCCCGCCACCGCGATGATGGTCGCCTCTTGCTCGTGGTACTTGGCGTTGAGCACATTGTGCGGGATGCGCCGCTTGGTGAACTGCCGCGACAGATACTCCGAGCGCTCCACGCTGGTGGTGCCGATCAGCACCGGCTGTCCCTTCGCGTAGCGCTCGGCGACGTCGTCGACCACCGCGATGTACTTGGCCTCCTCGGTCTTGTAGATCAGGTCGGACTGGTCTTCACGGATCATCGGCATGTTGGTCGG
Above is a window of Mycobacterium tuberculosis H37Rv DNA encoding:
- a CDS encoding transmembrane transport protein; this translates as MHISLHGGKGFANLTRRRRPSSASVLLVAGFGAFLAFLDSTIVNIAFPDIQRSFPSYDIGSLSWILNGYNIVFAAFMVAAGRLADLLGRRRTFLSGVLVFTIASGLCAVAGSVEQLVAFRVLQGIGAAILVPASLALVVEGFDAARRAHAIGLWGAAAAIAAGLGPPIGGLLVEWAGWRWVLLVNVPLGIVAAIATKRMLVESRASGRRRMPDLRGALLLAVTLGLVTLGLVKGPDWGWLSVATVGSFLASVLTSVGFVHSSRSHPAPLVEPALLRSRSFVAGNLLTLVAAAGFYCYGLTHVLYLNYVWHYSLLKAGFAIAPAAVVAAVVAAALGRVAGRHGHRVIVLVGALVWAGSLVWYLQRVGSEPDFLRVWLPGQLLQGIGVGATLPVLSSAALAEVAKGGSYATSSAVVSTTRQLGAVLGVAVMVILIGKPEHGTAEEALRRGWAMAAICFIAVAVAAAVLGRTNRNPVQMPAPEPAIAPRLEPPIPQPAAAPIEHWAAGDADPLGNLPLFAGLDAATLAQLGEHVEDVELEAGCYLFHEGDPSDSLYVIRTGRVQVLQDSIVLKELGRGEVLGELGLLIDAPRSATVRALRDTKLVRLTKAQFDEIADHGALAALVKVLATRLREAPPPATDSTSPEVVVSVIGVSGDAPVPAVAAGLLTALSARLRAVDPGRVDRDGLDRAERVADKVVLHAAVEDAGWRDFCLRVADRIVLVAGDPNPQAARLPARARGADLVLAGPAASREHRRQWEELITPRSVHVVHYRRILENVRPLAARIAGRSIGLVLGGGGARGFAHLGVLDELERVGVTIDRFAGTSMGAVIAVFGACGMDAATADAYAYEYFIRHNPLSDYAFPVRGLVRGRRTLTLLEAAFGDRLVEELPKEFRCVSVDLLARRPVVHRRGRLVDVIGCSLRLPGIYPPQVYNGRLHVDGGVLDNLPVSTRASPDGPLIAVSIGLGGGGPGSARQDGSPKVPGIGDTLMRTMTIGSQRGADAALSLAQVVIRPDTGAVGLLEFHQIDAAREAGRVAAREAMPHIMALLNR
- the secA1 gene encoding protein translocase subunit SecA gives rise to the protein MLSKLLRLGEGRMVKRLKKVADYVGTLSDDVEKLTDAELRAKTDEFKRRLADQKNPETLDDLLPEAFAVAREAAWRVLDQRPFDVQVMGAAALHLGNVAEMKTGEGKTLTCVLPAYLNALAGNGVHIVTVNDYLAKRDSEWMGRVHRFLGLQVGVILATMTPDERRVAYNADITYGTNNEFGFDYLRDNMAHSLDDLVQRGHHYAIVDEVDSILIDEARTPLIISGPADGASNWYTEFARLAPLMEKDVHYEVDLRKRTVGVHEKGVEFVEDQLGIDNLYEAANSPLVSYLNNALKAKELFSRDKDYIVRDGEVLIVDEFTGRVLIGRRYNEGMHQAIEAKEHVEIKAENQTLATITLQNYFRLYDKLAGMTGTAQTEAAELHEIYKLGVVSIPTNMPMIREDQSDLIYKTEEAKYIAVVDDVAERYAKGQPVLIGTTSVERSEYLSRQFTKRRIPHNVLNAKYHEQEATIIAVAGRRGGVTVATNMAGRGTDIVLGGNVDFLTDQRLRERGLDPVETPEEYEAAWHSELPIVKEEASKEAKEVIEAGGLYVLGTERHESRRIDNQLRGRSGRQGDPGESRFYLSLGDELMRRFNGAALETLLTRLNLPDDVPIEAKMVTRAIKSAQTQVEQQNFEVRKNVLKYDEVMNQQRKVIYAERRRILEGENLKDQALDMVRDVITAYVDGATGEGYAEDWDLDALWTALKTLYPVGITADSLTRKDHEFERDDLTREELLEALLKDAERAYAAREAELEEIAGEGAMRQLERNVLLNVIDRKWREHLYEMDYLKEGIGLRAMAQRDPLVEYQREGYDMFMAMLDGMKEESVGFLFNVTVEAVPAPPVAPAAEPAELAEFAAAAAAAAQQRSAVDGGARERAPSALRAKGVASESPALTYSGPAEDGSAQVQRNGGGAHKTPAGVPAGASRRERREAARRQGRGAKPPKSVKKR